A section of the Campylobacter porcelli genome encodes:
- a CDS encoding ABC transporter ATP-binding protein: protein MLKIKNLRKKFGQNEVLKGIDLTLKDNEILSILGSSGSGKSTLLRCIAGLESSQYDELSCDLNIGFMFQNYALFPHLSVYDNIAFALNKLNKNEMNLRIKELLVKFGIEELKDKKPDQISGGQAQRVAFARAIAAGAKLLLLDEPFSNLDQGLKESLRAELKDMILKEGLSAILVTHDIDDAYYLSDKIALFDGGEILDIGAPKELFYSVKNPKSIQMLGNLNHINLNLPSGDKFFDWIKSRNNIFAYSEIYMGGEFEADVIDKSFIGLFYKVELEYKGVRFYALWPSCLRVENRVKFGFYD from the coding sequence ATGCTAAAGATTAAAAATTTGCGTAAAAAATTTGGTCAAAATGAAGTTTTAAAAGGGATTGATTTAACGCTTAAAGATAATGAAATTCTATCTATTTTAGGTAGTAGTGGTAGTGGTAAAAGCACACTTTTGCGTTGTATCGCTGGCTTAGAAAGTAGTCAATATGATGAGCTTAGTTGCGATTTAAATATTGGATTTATGTTTCAAAATTATGCTCTTTTTCCTCATCTTAGTGTATATGATAATATAGCTTTTGCTCTAAATAAATTAAATAAAAATGAGATGAATTTAAGGATAAAAGAGCTTTTGGTTAAATTTGGCATAGAGGAGCTAAAGGATAAAAAGCCAGATCAAATCTCAGGCGGACAGGCTCAAAGGGTGGCTTTTGCTAGGGCTATTGCAGCTGGTGCGAAACTCTTGCTTTTAGATGAGCCATTTTCAAATTTAGATCAAGGATTAAAAGAGAGCTTAAGAGCGGAGTTAAAAGATATGATTTTAAAGGAGGGTTTATCAGCTATTTTGGTAACTCATGATATTGATGATGCCTATTATTTAAGTGATAAAATTGCTCTGTTTGATGGGGGCGAGATATTAGATATTGGGGCTCCTAAGGAGCTATTTTATAGCGTAAAAAATCCAAAAAGCATTCAAATGCTAGGCAATCTAAATCATATTAATTTAAATTTACCAAGTGGAGATAAATTTTTTGATTGGATTAAATCACGCAATAATATATTTGCCTATTCTGAAATTTATATGGGTGGGGAGTTTGAAGCAGATGTGATTGATAAGAGCTTTATTGGGCTATTTTATAAGGTTGAATTAGAGTATAAAGGGGTTAGATTTTATGCTCTTTGGCCATCATGCCTTAGGGTTGAAAATAGGGTTAAATTTGGATTTTACGATTAA